The DNA window TTTTGATATAAAAATATAAATTTTTTAAAAAATTAATTTTATATTTAAATTTTATATTATTTTTTTGATTATCTCCTTGAGGAAAATAACAATTTAAAATCTTTATATTACCAATAGAACTATCTAAATCAATCATTATTAATCTTTTTTGATTATTAAATAAATCTTTTAAAAAATTTTTTTGAATATTTAAAGGTTTTTTTTTGCTTAATAAAGCTACTCCATAATTTTTCATTTGGCCACATATATAAATGTGATATCCTAATTTATATATTTCTTCTTTAGGAAAATCTTTATTATTTACTTTTATTTCTTGTAACCCAATTATATCAGGATTATATATTTCTATAATTATTTTTAATTGATGTATATGCGCTCTTATTCCATTAATATTGAATGAAAAAATTTTCATAAAATTAAAATGTTAATATAAATTCTTATAATAAAATAATTTTTTTATAAATATCATTTTTTTTATTTTATAAAATAAATTTAAATAAAAAAAATAATTTTTCTATTATTTTTTTCCAATACGGTCTTTGTATCCATAAATTATATTCTAATTTTTGTGATTTTGAAATATATTTATTTTGTATATATAAAAGTGATTTATTAAATATAATATCATCAATAATTAAATTAATTTCAAAATTTAAATAGATACTTCTTATATCTAAATTTACAGTACCTATAAAACTAATTTTTTTATCTATAATAATACTTTTTGTATGTAAAAATCCTGTTTTTAATTGATAAATTTTAACTCCTTTTTTTAATAATTTATAAAAAAAAAATTTACTAGCCCAATAAATAAAAATTGAATCATTATATTTAGGAATAATAATTTTTACATCTACTCCACGTTCAGAAGCTATACAAATAGCAGATAATAAATTTTTACTTGGTATTAAATAAGGTGTTGTAATAATTAAACTTTTTTTAGCTAAAAATATAGCTGTAATTAAAGAATTATGGATTATTTTTTTAGATAATTTTAATCCTGAAAATATTACTTGTATTCTATTAATATTATTTTTATTTTGATATTTTACTAAGTTATTTTTTAATTGATTAATAGATAATATATTTTGTCCCGTTTCTATTTCCCAATCATATGAATAAATAATACTGATTGTATTAACAATAGGTCCAGTTATACGAATCATTAAGTCAATCCATTTACATATTTTAGTATTTTTTTTAAAATTTGTTGAATCTACCATATTCATACTGCCAACATAAACTATTTTATTATCAATTAATATTATTTTTTTATGTTGTCTTAAATCTATTCTAGAACAAAAAAAATTAAAAATTGTAATATTTAATGATTTAATTATAAAAACACCAACTTTTAACAAACGATAATACCAAGAACTATAAAAAAAATTTTTACTGCCAATATAATCTAACATAATATAACATTTAACACCTCTTTTAGCTGCTATTATAATAGATTCTGAAAACTTATTTACTAAGCCTCCTGGTATCCATATATAAAAAACAATATGAATACTATATTTTGCTGATTGTATATCATTAATTAATGATGTAAATAATTTAAATGATGAATTTAATAATTTAATAGAATTATTAGTCATACTAAATAAATTTTGTTTATTTTCACATAATTGAAATAATGTTTCTATTTTTTTATTTACATGCATATTTTTAATATATAATTTATAATATAATTGTAATTTTTTTAATAATTCGCTATAACGAAACCATATTTTTTTAGCTTTCTGAGATTTATATTGTGTTTTTGAATAAATTTCTCCAAAAATAAAATAAAAAATAATTCCTATTTTAGGGAAAACATATAAAATAAGATACCATAATATATAAGATTTTATATCTTTATATTTTATAAAAATTCTAATTATAATTAATATTAATAATATATTAATGCTATATAAAAGAATTAAATTTAAAAAATTAATCATACTATCTAAACTATTTAAATATAGTTTTAACAAAATTAAAATATAAACATTTTAATATCAAATTTTAAAATAAAAAATATATATTTTTTAAATTTTAAAAAGAAAATTAATAATATCACCATCTTGTATTATATATTTTTTACCTTCTATTTTCATTTTACCAAATAATTTTGCTTTTGTTTGACTTTTATAAAAAATAAAATCTTTATAATGTATTACTTGAGCTCTAATAAATCCTCTTTGGATATCACTATGAATTTTTTTAGCAGCAATTAATGTAGTTGTACCTTTTAAAATACTCCATGATCTAGTTTCTTTAATTCCTACTGTATAAAAAGTATGTAAATTTAATAGTTTAAAACTACAAAGTATTATGTTTTTTAAATCATCATTATTTATTGATAATATTTTTTGTTTTTTATTAAGATTAATAATACAAATTTTTAAAACTAAATATTCTTT is part of the Enterobacteriaceae endosymbiont of Donacia fulgens genome and encodes:
- the xthA gene encoding exodeoxyribonuclease III, whose amino-acid sequence is MKIFSFNINGIRAHIHQLKIIIEIYNPDIIGLQEIKVNNKDFPKEEIYKLGYHIYICGQMKNYGVALLSKKKPLNIQKNFLKDLFNNQKRLIMIDLDSSIGNIKILNCYFPQGDNQKNNIKFKYKINFLKNLYFYIKKNLDPKNHIILMGDINISISDLDIGIGEKNRKKWLKQGKCSFLPKERFYMNQLLNWGLFDIWRLMNPLTNNKFSWFDYRSKGFLINKGLRIDNILITYSLIKYYLNSGIEYSIRNLIKPSDHVPIWVKFKNI
- the cls gene encoding cardiolipin synthase encodes the protein MINFLNLILLYSINILLILIIIRIFIKYKDIKSYILWYLILYVFPKIGIIFYFIFGEIYSKTQYKSQKAKKIWFRYSELLKKLQLYYKLYIKNMHVNKKIETLFQLCENKQNLFSMTNNSIKLLNSSFKLFTSLINDIQSAKYSIHIVFYIWIPGGLVNKFSESIIIAAKRGVKCYIMLDYIGSKNFFYSSWYYRLLKVGVFIIKSLNITIFNFFCSRIDLRQHKKIILIDNKIVYVGSMNMVDSTNFKKNTKICKWIDLMIRITGPIVNTISIIYSYDWEIETGQNILSINQLKNNLVKYQNKNNINRIQVIFSGLKLSKKIIHNSLITAIFLAKKSLIITTPYLIPSKNLLSAICIASERGVDVKIIIPKYNDSIFIYWASKFFFYKLLKKGVKIYQLKTGFLHTKSIIIDKKISFIGTVNLDIRSIYLNFEINLIIDDIIFNKSLLYIQNKYISKSQKLEYNLWIQRPYWKKIIEKLFFLFKFIL